From the genome of Cytobacillus firmus, one region includes:
- a CDS encoding DUF84 family protein, with amino-acid sequence MKIIIGSKNPAKISAVQAAFSDYEADIMSEDVPSGVNDQPFSDEETIKGAINRAFGALEISGGQIGIGLEGGVQKTEYGLFLCNWGALAEKEKPPIIAGGARIPLPDAVAERLSAGEELGPVMDDYAQIENVRKNEGAVGIFTNGQIDRAAMFSHVMKLLIGQYEYRKRG; translated from the coding sequence ATGAAAATCATCATTGGTTCAAAAAATCCTGCAAAGATTTCGGCAGTACAGGCGGCCTTTAGTGATTATGAAGCAGACATTATGTCCGAAGATGTGCCCTCGGGAGTGAATGATCAGCCATTTTCTGATGAAGAAACCATTAAAGGGGCCATTAACAGAGCTTTTGGAGCACTTGAAATATCCGGAGGTCAAATCGGCATTGGGTTAGAGGGAGGTGTGCAAAAAACAGAATATGGGCTTTTTCTCTGTAACTGGGGGGCTCTGGCGGAAAAAGAAAAGCCTCCGATTATTGCAGGCGGAGCAAGGATTCCTCTTCCTGATGCTGTTGCAGAAAGGCTATCAGCTGGCGAAGAACTGGGCCCTGTCATGGATGATTATGCACAAATAGAAAACGTCCGTAAAAATGAAGGAGCAGTTGGAATTTTTACAAATGGGCAGATTGACCGTGCTGCCATGTTCTCGCATGTCATGAAACTTCTTATCGGGCAATATGAATATAGAAAAAGGGGATAG
- a CDS encoding YtnP family quorum-quenching lactonase, with amino-acid sequence METLKLNNLKLSWLRGGVTYLDGGAMFGVVPKPLWSKRYPCNERNQIELRTDPILIQFEGKNILVESGLGNGKLNEKQKRNFGALEESFVEQDLAKHGLSPRDIDYILMTHLHFDHACGLTKPEEGKFSSVYPNARIIASRVEWEEMRNPNIRSRNTYWKENWESIQDQVEVFDGEWTLGPIKMVHTGGHSDGHSILVIEDEDDTVIHMADIMPTHAHANVLWVLAYDDYPMDSISAKEKWMEYGMKKNAWFTFYHDAFYRAVKWDEAGNIAEKVEKQKS; translated from the coding sequence ATGGAAACATTGAAGTTAAATAACTTAAAGCTGTCCTGGCTTCGCGGCGGTGTCACATATCTTGACGGCGGAGCCATGTTTGGAGTAGTTCCGAAGCCTTTGTGGTCAAAAAGATATCCATGCAATGAAAGAAATCAGATCGAGCTGAGAACAGATCCCATTCTTATTCAATTTGAAGGTAAGAATATTTTAGTCGAATCTGGTCTGGGAAATGGGAAACTGAATGAAAAACAGAAGAGGAATTTCGGAGCGCTTGAAGAGTCGTTTGTTGAACAGGATTTAGCGAAGCACGGTTTGTCTCCAAGGGATATCGATTATATCCTTATGACGCATCTTCATTTTGATCATGCCTGCGGACTGACGAAACCGGAAGAAGGAAAGTTCTCTTCAGTATATCCTAACGCCAGAATCATCGCATCACGGGTGGAATGGGAGGAAATGAGAAATCCTAATATTCGCTCAAGAAATACATATTGGAAGGAAAACTGGGAGTCCATTCAGGATCAGGTGGAAGTTTTTGATGGGGAGTGGACACTCGGCCCTATTAAAATGGTGCATACAGGCGGCCATAGTGACGGACATTCCATCCTGGTTATAGAAGATGAAGACGATACCGTCATTCATATGGCTGATATCATGCCAACACATGCCCATGCAAATGTTTTATGGGTCCTCGCTTATGATGACTACCCGATGGATTCCATCAGCGCCAAGGAAAAATGGATGGAATACGGGATGAAGAAAAATGCATGGTTCACTTTTTACCACGATGCTTTCTACAGGGCAGTCAAGTGGGATGAAGCAGGAAATATTGCTGAAAAAGTGGAAAAGCAAAAAAGCTAA
- a CDS encoding YtoQ family protein, protein MEITVYLAGEIHSNWRNEIKEKAKLLQLPVHFTGPMENHDRSDMIGEEILGTQPDAILRDEAASGINNLRTQLLMQKSDLVIALFGEKYKQWNTAMDASAAAALGKPLILIRPKELHHPLKELSSKANVTVETVSQALKVLSYIFETE, encoded by the coding sequence ATGGAAATAACCGTCTATTTAGCAGGTGAAATACATTCCAATTGGCGCAATGAAATAAAGGAAAAAGCAAAATTATTACAGCTGCCTGTTCATTTTACAGGTCCAATGGAAAATCATGACCGTTCTGACATGATTGGAGAGGAAATTCTCGGGACGCAGCCGGATGCAATACTTCGAGATGAAGCTGCTTCAGGCATTAATAACTTAAGAACACAGCTTCTAATGCAAAAATCAGATCTGGTGATTGCATTATTTGGTGAGAAGTACAAGCAATGGAACACCGCCATGGATGCAAGCGCAGCTGCCGCACTTGGAAAGCCGCTGATCCTTATCCGTCCAAAGGAACTTCACCACCCTCTAAAAGAGCTTTCAAGCAAAGCAAATGTTACTGTTGAAACTGTCAGCCAGGCATTGAAAGTTTTGTCGTACATCTTTGAAACCGAATAA
- a CDS encoding YtzH-like family protein, whose amino-acid sequence MPLGHHDQLNLLKDILSNHQTDCCGSISECEQLERLVKSLMINGNINQNVKTVLEEIYEYSQHGINSSQLDTHIESHQNDLSQWVQDIDQFS is encoded by the coding sequence ATGCCGCTTGGACACCACGATCAATTAAATTTATTAAAAGATATTTTAAGCAATCATCAGACAGATTGCTGTGGCTCTATTTCAGAATGTGAACAATTGGAACGCCTGGTTAAATCATTAATGATCAACGGAAACATTAATCAAAACGTAAAAACAGTATTAGAAGAAATTTATGAATACAGTCAGCATGGAATCAATTCTTCCCAATTGGATACCCACATTGAATCCCATCAGAATGATTTATCACAATGGGTACAGGATATTGATCAATTTTCGTAA
- a CDS encoding PepSY domain-containing protein, whose amino-acid sequence MNWKSFMLGVGVGLASGYAARELLSQKTSVSPEKALANAKDAFKQEGPISGSWIQMKAEPYEKGHLKYQVYKGGISRFSGEEAEQYEFIADAETGTILDVFPLH is encoded by the coding sequence ATGAATTGGAAATCTTTTATGTTAGGTGTAGGAGTTGGTTTGGCAAGCGGATACGCAGCAAGGGAATTGCTTTCGCAGAAAACTTCTGTTTCCCCGGAAAAAGCTTTAGCTAATGCAAAGGATGCCTTTAAGCAGGAAGGTCCGATTAGTGGTTCATGGATTCAAATGAAAGCTGAACCTTATGAAAAGGGACATTTAAAATATCAGGTCTATAAGGGCGGCATTTCAAGATTTTCCGGTGAGGAAGCCGAGCAGTATGAGTTCATTGCTGATGCAGAGACTGGAACCATTTTGGACGTCTTCCCGCTGCATTAA
- a CDS encoding DNA translocase FtsK, with the protein MSWIKKLFHMFKDNDEDYEEFEDHADEQNQEKQPASQSTKESSRDIDAKVVYQYPKGQFRFPVIPDHEAARDNKRQQKQEYTRGQTVKETPEKRQPRIRETERQRKPADSPFHEKRVPRSAERERQKKTAPSPASEEKILTRNEREAANKKRPFQPTEIPSPIYGFKRPGSNTPKDQSGNGEQENNRREITYDEVMRKIQQKPQNRPKMTAADSPKERKTVITDKLEAFQGQAAALEKEEPAAKKYKIGEASELMFEVPEENQEKEPCEVETHAALDDELEPVIHPDSSKPAGNEFSNHEESIDHEKKSEVSRSLANMIEEALHEEETEEYTEDTAELSGQDDLNSNAIPEPEAEEVLEESQLIQDINIESENEDMPNPVQEKNVQEEKPSSRGSIPFNVIMLNNDRKKMNQQGKISKPADEKKNNITVFPSESIQQTAASAERIEDYPTSPESDRMKEQQIYRAEDDISYYQFPSRTLLTPPVIMDEASDWLYEQEQMLNSTLQNFNVRARVVNVTQGPSVTRFEVQPEPGVKVNKITNLSDDIKLSLAARDIRIEAPIPGKHTIGIEVPNQSSRPVFISEIINTPEFQNGSSPLTAVLGLDISGKPIVTDLRKMPHGLIAGATGSGKSVCINTILVSLLYKASPDELKLLLIDPKMVELAPYNRIPHLVSPVITDVKAATAALKWAVEEMERRYELFAHAGVRDINRFNELAEEHQQYSEKLPFMVIVIDELADLMMMAPADVEEAICRIAQKARACGMHLIIATQRPSVDVITGLIKANVPTRIAFSVSSQIDSRTIIDISGAEKLLGRGDMLFLENGSSKPVRLQGTFVSDKEIDDVVAHVRREQEPDYLFEQEELLKKAQAIEEEDELFFEACEFVVDQGSASTSSLQRRFKIGYNRAARLIDMMEKQGFISENRGSKPRDVLITAADLESIQDTSTLN; encoded by the coding sequence ATGAGCTGGATTAAGAAGCTGTTCCATATGTTTAAAGATAATGATGAAGACTATGAGGAATTTGAAGACCATGCGGATGAGCAAAATCAAGAGAAACAGCCTGCTTCTCAAAGTACAAAAGAAAGTTCAAGAGATATAGACGCTAAAGTAGTTTATCAATATCCTAAAGGCCAATTCCGTTTTCCGGTCATACCTGACCATGAAGCAGCCCGGGATAATAAGAGGCAGCAAAAGCAGGAGTATACACGCGGGCAGACGGTTAAAGAAACACCTGAAAAACGGCAGCCAAGGATAAGGGAAACGGAGCGGCAGAGAAAACCGGCAGATTCTCCATTTCATGAAAAAAGGGTGCCCCGTTCCGCAGAAAGGGAGCGGCAAAAAAAGACTGCGCCATCACCTGCAAGTGAAGAAAAAATCCTGACCCGCAACGAAAGAGAGGCTGCCAATAAGAAAAGGCCTTTCCAGCCAACAGAAATTCCATCCCCGATATATGGTTTTAAGAGACCAGGTTCAAACACTCCTAAGGATCAATCAGGGAACGGGGAACAGGAAAATAACCGCAGGGAAATTACATACGATGAGGTTATGCGCAAAATTCAGCAGAAGCCTCAAAATAGGCCGAAGATGACTGCTGCTGATTCGCCAAAAGAAAGAAAAACCGTCATTACTGATAAGCTGGAAGCTTTCCAGGGACAGGCTGCTGCATTGGAAAAAGAGGAACCGGCAGCAAAAAAATATAAAATAGGTGAAGCATCTGAATTAATGTTTGAAGTTCCAGAGGAAAACCAAGAAAAAGAACCCTGTGAAGTGGAAACACATGCAGCATTGGACGATGAGCTGGAACCTGTCATCCATCCTGATTCTTCCAAACCAGCAGGCAATGAGTTTTCAAACCATGAAGAGAGCATTGATCATGAAAAAAAATCTGAAGTCAGCAGATCGCTCGCAAATATGATTGAAGAGGCTCTTCATGAAGAAGAAACAGAAGAATACACAGAAGACACAGCAGAACTTTCCGGACAGGATGATTTAAATTCTAATGCGATCCCTGAACCAGAGGCTGAAGAGGTTCTAGAGGAAAGTCAATTAATCCAGGATATAAACATAGAATCAGAGAATGAAGATATGCCGAATCCAGTGCAGGAAAAAAATGTTCAAGAGGAAAAGCCTTCTTCCAGAGGGTCAATCCCATTCAACGTCATTATGCTGAACAATGACAGAAAAAAAATGAACCAGCAGGGAAAAATATCAAAGCCTGCAGATGAAAAAAAAAATAATATCACGGTGTTTCCATCTGAAAGCATCCAGCAGACTGCTGCTTCAGCGGAAAGAATTGAGGATTACCCGACTTCACCGGAATCGGACAGGATGAAGGAACAGCAGATATATCGGGCGGAAGATGACATTTCGTATTACCAATTCCCTTCGCGGACATTACTGACACCGCCGGTAATCATGGATGAAGCATCTGATTGGCTTTACGAACAGGAACAAATGTTAAACTCCACCCTGCAGAATTTCAATGTCAGGGCCAGGGTAGTCAATGTTACGCAAGGACCTTCTGTAACAAGATTTGAAGTGCAGCCTGAACCGGGGGTCAAGGTGAATAAAATCACGAACCTCTCGGATGATATCAAGCTTAGTCTGGCAGCAAGGGATATTAGGATTGAGGCACCAATTCCAGGAAAGCATACAATCGGCATTGAGGTTCCAAACCAGAGCAGCCGTCCGGTATTTATCAGTGAGATCATAAACACCCCTGAGTTCCAGAATGGAAGCTCCCCATTGACTGCTGTGCTTGGCCTCGATATCTCAGGAAAGCCGATTGTGACGGATTTAAGGAAAATGCCCCACGGTTTAATTGCCGGTGCAACGGGATCAGGGAAAAGCGTCTGTATCAACACGATCCTTGTAAGCCTTTTGTATAAGGCAAGTCCGGATGAATTAAAGCTTCTCCTGATTGACCCGAAAATGGTCGAACTTGCACCATATAATCGAATCCCCCATTTAGTCAGCCCGGTTATTACCGATGTAAAAGCAGCAACAGCTGCCCTGAAGTGGGCTGTAGAGGAAATGGAGCGGAGATATGAATTATTTGCCCATGCCGGTGTACGGGATATAAACCGTTTTAATGAGCTGGCTGAAGAGCATCAGCAATATTCAGAGAAGCTTCCATTTATGGTCATTGTGATTGATGAGCTGGCAGACCTGATGATGATGGCGCCGGCCGATGTGGAAGAAGCCATTTGCCGGATTGCACAGAAAGCCCGTGCATGCGGAATGCATCTGATTATCGCAACCCAGCGGCCTTCCGTAGATGTTATTACCGGCTTAATCAAAGCGAATGTCCCAACAAGGATTGCATTCTCTGTGTCATCTCAAATTGATTCAAGAACAATCATTGATATAAGCGGAGCGGAAAAGCTGCTGGGCCGGGGAGATATGCTTTTCCTTGAAAATGGATCCTCAAAGCCGGTCAGGCTCCAAGGGACATTTGTTTCAGACAAAGAAATTGATGATGTCGTAGCCCATGTACGCAGGGAACAAGAACCTGATTACTTATTTGAGCAGGAAGAGCTTCTGAAAAAAGCCCAAGCCATTGAAGAAGAAGATGAACTGTTTTTTGAAGCATGCGAGTTTGTTGTTGATCAGGGCTCTGCTTCCACTTCAAGTCTGCAAAGAAGATTTAAAATAGGCTATAATAGGGCAGCCAGGCTGATTGATATGATGGAAAAACAAGGATTCATTTCAGAAAATAGAGGCAGCAAACCAAGGGATGTCCTTATTACTGCGGCTGATCTTGAATCCATACAAGACACTAGTACATTAAATTAA
- a CDS encoding thioredoxin family protein gives MKKLESIEQFNEMRSSGKHIFMFSADWCPDCRVIEPVLPEIEAKYRDYNFVYVDRDQFIDLCIELDVFGIPSFIGFRDGQELGRFVSKDRKTQEEIENFIQTLEN, from the coding sequence ATGAAAAAATTGGAATCAATAGAGCAATTTAACGAGATGCGCAGCAGCGGGAAACACATTTTCATGTTTTCAGCAGACTGGTGTCCTGATTGCCGGGTGATTGAACCGGTATTGCCTGAAATTGAAGCAAAATATAGGGACTATAATTTCGTTTATGTAGACCGCGATCAATTCATTGATCTTTGCATTGAGCTTGATGTCTTTGGCATTCCGAGCTTCATTGGATTCAGGGATGGTCAGGAGCTCGGCCGCTTTGTCAGCAAAGACCGCAAAACTCAGGAAGAAATCGAGAACTTTATTCAAACTCTGGAAAACTAG
- a CDS encoding PTS transporter subunit IIC yields the protein MRAFLNRKGVTLSAKVYFIDALSSMALGLFASLIIGLIIKTIGEQTDIKYLQEMGLLAMGLMGPAIGVAVAYGLNAPPLVVFSAIASGAAGAALGGPAGSFAAALISTELGKLVSKETKVDIIVTPLVTIASGYVVSTLIGPGIDFGMKSFGSLIMWGTEQRPILMGIIVAVLMGLALTAPISSAAIALMLDLHGVAAGAATIGCAAQMVGFAVSSYRENKMGGLIAIGIGTSMLQVPNIIRNPRILIPPTIAGAILAPFGTTIWLMENNAAGAGMGTSGLVGQIMTFTTMGFGPDVWMKVIILHIIGPALISLILSEYMRKKGWIQYGDLHISTGGGRK from the coding sequence ATGAGAGCTTTCCTGAATCGAAAAGGGGTTACCCTTTCAGCTAAAGTTTATTTTATAGATGCACTGAGCAGCATGGCGCTGGGCTTGTTTGCTTCGCTGATCATCGGGCTGATTATTAAGACAATTGGGGAACAGACTGATATCAAATATTTGCAGGAAATGGGCCTTCTGGCAATGGGGCTGATGGGGCCTGCCATTGGAGTGGCAGTTGCATACGGACTGAATGCACCGCCGCTGGTTGTCTTTTCAGCCATCGCAAGCGGGGCTGCAGGCGCGGCTCTCGGGGGGCCGGCAGGGAGCTTCGCTGCAGCCCTTATTTCCACGGAACTTGGTAAATTGGTCAGTAAGGAAACAAAAGTGGATATCATTGTAACACCGCTTGTAACCATTGCATCGGGTTATGTCGTATCTACACTTATTGGACCCGGAATTGACTTTGGGATGAAAAGCTTTGGCAGCCTGATCATGTGGGGAACCGAACAAAGGCCGATCCTCATGGGTATCATCGTCGCGGTATTAATGGGACTTGCCTTGACGGCTCCCATCTCTTCAGCTGCCATTGCGCTTATGCTTGATTTGCACGGAGTTGCAGCAGGAGCTGCCACAATTGGCTGTGCAGCACAAATGGTCGGCTTCGCTGTGAGCAGCTACAGGGAAAATAAAATGGGCGGTTTAATTGCGATAGGAATTGGAACATCCATGCTTCAGGTGCCTAATATTATTAGGAACCCTCGCATCCTTATTCCGCCTACAATCGCAGGTGCGATCCTCGCACCGTTTGGCACGACCATCTGGCTGATGGAAAACAATGCTGCAGGGGCAGGGATGGGTACAAGCGGGCTTGTTGGCCAGATTATGACTTTTACCACGATGGGCTTTGGCCCGGACGTTTGGATGAAGGTCATCATCTTGCATATTATTGGACCCGCTCTCATCAGCCTGATATTATCTGAATATATGAGGAAAAAAGGCTGGATCCAATATGGAGACCTACATATCAGCACAGGGGGCGGAAGGAAATGA
- a CDS encoding nicotinate phosphoribosyltransferase — MKEIEMKVKGEIKRLTNQTFKFDERVRDGWFSAVYFLKTREIVKKYHVDKIVTMQFFQKSHAVLCGTDEVIALLKTFADRPDDLEIHSLKDGDKISPFETIMTITGRYQDFGYLEGIIDGILARRTSVATNVYNVVKAAGVSGVQKQVIFMGDRDDHYTTQAGDGYAAYIGGATAQATHAMNEWWGKKGMGTMPHALIQMFKGDIVAAAEAYQETFPEDDLVALVDYNNDAITDSLKVARAFGDELKGVRVDTSRTMIDQYFLRNQHVLGTFDPRGVNAELIFALRKALDDEGFGHVKIVVSGGFTESRIRDFEEKGVPVDTYGVGSSLLKITIGFTGDNVMIDGKHAAKAGRRYRPNPRLERVE, encoded by the coding sequence ATGAAAGAGATTGAAATGAAGGTTAAGGGAGAAATAAAGCGTCTGACAAACCAGACTTTTAAATTTGATGAACGTGTAAGAGATGGCTGGTTTTCAGCGGTTTACTTCCTAAAGACCAGAGAAATTGTGAAGAAATATCACGTTGATAAAATTGTAACTATGCAGTTTTTTCAAAAGAGTCATGCCGTTCTATGCGGGACAGATGAAGTTATTGCGTTATTAAAAACATTTGCGGACCGTCCGGATGATCTGGAAATCCATTCATTAAAAGATGGTGACAAGATTTCACCCTTTGAAACAATAATGACCATAACAGGTAGATATCAGGATTTCGGCTATCTCGAAGGAATCATTGACGGCATATTGGCCAGAAGAACTTCGGTTGCCACAAATGTCTATAATGTGGTAAAAGCAGCAGGAGTTTCCGGTGTTCAAAAACAGGTCATATTCATGGGAGACCGGGATGATCATTACACCACCCAGGCTGGTGATGGATATGCAGCTTATATTGGGGGTGCAACAGCCCAGGCAACACATGCCATGAACGAATGGTGGGGCAAAAAGGGCATGGGAACAATGCCGCATGCGCTGATTCAAATGTTTAAGGGAGATATCGTTGCGGCTGCTGAAGCTTATCAGGAGACGTTTCCTGAAGACGATTTAGTTGCTCTTGTAGATTATAACAATGATGCAATCACTGACTCACTGAAAGTCGCAAGGGCTTTTGGCGATGAACTTAAAGGTGTCCGGGTTGACACCTCCAGAACGATGATTGATCAATATTTCTTAAGAAATCAGCATGTCCTGGGAACATTTGACCCGCGTGGAGTCAATGCTGAACTGATTTTTGCTCTAAGAAAAGCGCTGGATGACGAAGGCTTCGGCCATGTGAAGATTGTGGTGAGCGGAGGCTTCACCGAATCCCGAATCCGTGATTTTGAAGAAAAGGGTGTTCCAGTTGATACTTATGGTGTGGGAAGCAGCCTTCTTAAGATCACCATTGGGTTCACGGGAGATAATGTAATGATAGACGGCAAGCACGCTGCCAAGGCAGGACGCCGTTACCGCCCCAACCCCCGCCTTGAAAGAGTTGAATAA
- a CDS encoding DUF1444 domain-containing protein, which produces MKMDSRKMKNELEQRLAKENRTFSFDREKDQLRIENKNTGKGITISLPGIIAKWQEQKEKAIDEVVYYVEEGLEAMVEDAHLSGHEKNIFPVIRSTSFPGESQEGVPFLTDEHTAETRIYYALDLGKTYRLIDAQLMEKEGWNPERIKETALFNVRSLSTDMKSDTVAGNTFYFLNKNDGYDASRILNDSFIKEMSRKAEGTMAVAVPHQDVLIIADIKNETGYDVLAQMTMSFFASGRVPITSLSFLYENGEFEPIFILGKNKKK; this is translated from the coding sequence ATGAAAATGGATAGCAGGAAAATGAAAAATGAATTGGAGCAGCGCTTAGCAAAAGAGAACCGAACTTTCTCTTTTGACAGGGAAAAAGATCAGCTTAGAATAGAAAATAAGAACACGGGAAAGGGGATTACCATCTCTCTGCCGGGCATTATAGCTAAATGGCAGGAGCAAAAGGAAAAAGCGATTGACGAAGTCGTTTATTATGTGGAAGAAGGCCTGGAAGCAATGGTGGAGGATGCTCATTTATCCGGGCATGAAAAAAACATTTTTCCGGTCATTCGATCAACCTCTTTTCCGGGTGAATCACAGGAAGGCGTTCCTTTTCTGACAGATGAACACACGGCTGAAACCCGGATCTATTATGCCCTTGACCTCGGTAAAACGTATCGACTTATTGATGCACAGCTAATGGAAAAAGAGGGCTGGAATCCGGAAAGAATTAAAGAAACGGCTCTATTTAATGTAAGATCTCTCTCGACAGATATGAAATCGGATACTGTAGCAGGCAATACTTTCTATTTCTTAAATAAGAATGATGGATATGATGCAAGCAGGATACTGAATGATTCGTTCATTAAAGAAATGAGCAGGAAAGCAGAAGGAACCATGGCAGTGGCAGTTCCGCATCAGGATGTATTAATCATTGCTGATATTAAAAATGAAACAGGCTATGACGTTCTCGCCCAGATGACTATGAGTTTCTTTGCGAGCGGAAGAGTGCCCATTACTTCCCTATCATTTTTATACGAAAATGGAGAGTTTGAACCCATATTTATTTTGGGTAAGAATAAAAAGAAATAG
- a CDS encoding M42 family metallopeptidase, whose product MNEKTLQLFKTLTELPGAPGNEHLVRKFMREQISQYTDEVVQDKLGGIFGVKRGDESGPTVMVAGHMDEVGFMVTSITDNGMIRFQTLGGWWSQVLLAQRVQIITDQGPVTGVIGSIPPHLLDEAKRSKPMEIKNMLIDIGADDREDAKRIGIKPGQQILPICPFTPMANEKKILAKAWDNRYGCGLAVELLEEVQNEALPNILYSGATVQEEVGLRGAQTAANMITPDIFFALDASPANDMTGDKNEFGHLGKGALLRILDRSMVTHRGMREFVLDTAETNNIPYQYFVSQGGTDAGKVHVSNEGVPSAVIGICSRYIHTHASIVHVDDYAAAKELLVKLVKSCDRSTVETIRQNS is encoded by the coding sequence ATGAACGAAAAAACTTTGCAGCTTTTTAAAACATTGACAGAGTTGCCGGGGGCACCTGGAAACGAGCATTTAGTCCGGAAATTCATGCGCGAACAAATCAGCCAATATACAGATGAAGTTGTTCAGGATAAGCTGGGGGGCATCTTCGGAGTTAAAAGAGGGGATGAAAGCGGCCCGACTGTAATGGTAGCAGGACATATGGATGAAGTGGGATTCATGGTCACAAGCATTACAGATAATGGCATGATCCGTTTTCAGACACTTGGAGGCTGGTGGAGCCAGGTCTTACTGGCACAAAGAGTACAAATTATTACAGATCAGGGACCTGTGACAGGAGTTATCGGTTCCATTCCTCCGCATCTTTTAGACGAAGCAAAGCGCTCAAAGCCGATGGAAATAAAGAATATGCTGATTGACATTGGGGCGGATGACCGTGAAGATGCCAAAAGAATAGGCATTAAGCCAGGACAGCAAATTCTGCCTATCTGTCCATTCACACCAATGGCGAATGAAAAGAAAATACTGGCGAAAGCTTGGGATAACCGTTACGGATGCGGCTTGGCTGTGGAGCTTTTAGAGGAAGTCCAGAATGAAGCTCTTCCCAATATCCTTTATTCAGGAGCAACAGTTCAGGAAGAGGTTGGCTTAAGAGGTGCACAGACAGCAGCGAATATGATCACTCCTGATATTTTCTTTGCGCTGGATGCAAGCCCTGCCAACGATATGACAGGGGATAAAAACGAGTTCGGGCACTTAGGCAAGGGAGCTCTGCTGCGAATACTTGATCGTTCAATGGTAACGCACCGGGGCATGAGGGAGTTTGTACTGGATACAGCCGAAACGAATAACATCCCATATCAGTATTTCGTCTCACAGGGCGGAACAGACGCCGGAAAAGTTCATGTATCCAACGAAGGTGTTCCCAGTGCAGTAATCGGCATTTGCTCCCGCTATATCCACACACATGCATCCATCGTGCATGTCGACGATTATGCAGCGGCAAAAGAATTGCTTGTTAAACTTGTAAAGTCTTGTGACCGTTCAACAGTAGAGACAATTCGTCAAAACAGTTAA
- the trmB gene encoding tRNA (guanosine(46)-N7)-methyltransferase TrmB, giving the protein MRQRNKPWAKDKLAEYPQYVISEPEKYKGKWKEAFDKDQPLHIEIGTGKGRFITGMAKANPDINYIGIELAESVIVTALDRIIEEELPNIKLLNVNANDLRDYFEKGEVNRVYLNFSDPWPKKRHAKRRLTYRSFLDIYEDILVGKGEIHFKTDNQGLFESSLMSFSDYGMLLTFVSLDLHNSDFEGNIMTEYEEKFSSRGSRIFRCEVQYR; this is encoded by the coding sequence ATGCGACAGCGAAATAAACCCTGGGCAAAGGATAAATTAGCCGAATATCCTCAATACGTAATTTCAGAACCTGAAAAATATAAAGGAAAGTGGAAGGAAGCATTCGATAAAGATCAGCCCCTTCATATAGAAATTGGGACAGGAAAAGGCCGCTTCATAACTGGTATGGCAAAAGCAAACCCGGATATTAACTATATTGGAATTGAGCTGGCTGAAAGCGTGATTGTCACCGCACTGGATCGTATCATTGAGGAAGAGCTTCCAAATATAAAGCTTTTGAATGTAAACGCAAATGATCTTCGGGACTACTTTGAAAAAGGCGAAGTCAATCGTGTCTACCTCAATTTTTCAGATCCATGGCCGAAGAAGCGTCATGCAAAACGCAGGCTGACTTATAGAAGCTTCCTGGATATTTATGAAGATATTCTTGTGGGTAAGGGAGAAATTCACTTCAAGACCGATAACCAGGGACTGTTTGAATCTTCTCTTATGAGTTTTTCCGATTATGGCATGCTGCTGACATTTGTCAGCCTCGATCTTCACAATAGTGACTTTGAAGGAAACATCATGACCGAATATGAAGAAAAGTTCTCATCAAGGGGAAGCCGTATATTCCGGTGTGAAGTGCAATACAGATAA